One Pseudomonas entomophila genomic window carries:
- the ubiG gene encoding bifunctional 2-polyprenyl-6-hydroxyphenol methylase/3-demethylubiquinol 3-O-methyltransferase UbiG: protein MSNVDHAEIAKFEALAHRWWDRESEFKPLHDINPLRVNWIDERVSLAGKKVLDVGCGGGILSEAMAQRGATVTGIDMGEAPLAVAQLHQLESGVDVEYRQITAEALAEEMPEQFDVVTCLEMLEHVPDPSSVIRACYRMVKPGGQVFFSTINRNPKAYLLAIIGAEYILKMLPRGTHDFKKFIRPSELGAWSRVAGLEVKDIIGLTYNPLTKHYKLSNDVDVNYMIQTLREE from the coding sequence ATGAGCAACGTCGACCACGCCGAAATCGCCAAGTTCGAGGCCCTGGCCCATCGCTGGTGGGACCGCGAGAGCGAGTTCAAGCCACTGCACGACATCAACCCGTTGCGGGTCAACTGGATCGACGAGCGCGTGAGCCTGGCCGGCAAGAAGGTGCTGGACGTCGGTTGCGGCGGCGGCATTCTCAGCGAGGCGATGGCCCAGCGCGGCGCCACCGTCACCGGCATCGACATGGGCGAGGCGCCGCTGGCGGTAGCCCAACTGCACCAGCTGGAGTCCGGCGTGGACGTCGAATACCGGCAGATCACCGCCGAAGCCCTGGCCGAGGAGATGCCCGAACAGTTCGACGTGGTCACCTGCCTGGAAATGCTCGAACACGTGCCCGACCCGTCATCGGTGATCCGTGCCTGCTACCGCATGGTCAAGCCGGGCGGCCAGGTGTTCTTCTCGACCATCAACCGCAACCCCAAAGCCTACCTGCTGGCCATTATCGGCGCCGAGTACATCCTCAAGATGCTGCCGCGCGGCACCCATGACTTCAAGAAGTTCATCCGCCCTTCCGAACTGGGCGCCTGGAGCCGCGTCGCCGGGCTTGAAGTGAAGGACATCATCGGCCTCACGTACAACCCGCTGACCAAGCACTACAAGCTGAGCAACGACGTCGACGTCAACTACATGATCCAGACCCTGCGCGAGGAATGA
- a CDS encoding TRZ/ATZ family hydrolase — protein sequence MPPLDLLLAPRWLVPVEPAGVVLEHHALGIRDGQIAWLGPRERAPSANQVRELPDCLLTPGLVNAHGHAAMSLFRGLADDLPLMTWLEEHIWPAEGRWVDEAFVRDGTDLAIAEQLKGGITCFADMYFFPRQACDRVHRSGIRAQIAVPLLDFPIPGARTPEEGLHLAIELFGDLRHHPRITVALGPHAPYTVSDANLEKIRIIADQLDAPLHMHIHETAGEIEQALEDNGERPLARLARLGLLGPNLQAVHMTQVSDEDLALLVESNTSVVHCPESNLKLASGFCPVERLWQAGVNVAVGTDGAASNNDLDLLGETRTAALLAKAVAGSATALDAHRALRMATLNGARALGLEAVTGSLEVGKAADLVAFDLSGLQQQPVHDPVSQLIYATGRDCVKDVWVAGHALVQDRCLTQMDEAALASTARAWGARIGGRNE from the coding sequence ATGCCCCCTCTAGACCTGTTGCTGGCACCACGCTGGCTGGTACCCGTGGAGCCGGCTGGCGTGGTACTGGAACATCATGCGCTGGGCATCCGCGATGGCCAGATCGCCTGGCTCGGCCCGCGTGAGCGTGCCCCATCAGCGAACCAGGTGCGCGAGCTCCCCGATTGCCTGCTCACCCCCGGCCTGGTCAACGCCCACGGCCATGCCGCCATGTCGCTGTTCCGGGGACTGGCCGACGACCTGCCGCTGATGACCTGGCTCGAGGAGCACATCTGGCCGGCCGAAGGGCGCTGGGTCGATGAAGCCTTCGTGCGCGACGGCACGGACCTTGCCATTGCTGAACAACTCAAAGGCGGCATCACCTGTTTCGCCGACATGTACTTCTTCCCCCGCCAAGCCTGCGACCGCGTGCACCGCAGCGGCATCCGCGCACAGATCGCCGTCCCCCTGCTGGACTTCCCCATCCCCGGCGCGCGCACGCCGGAAGAGGGCCTGCACCTGGCCATCGAGCTGTTCGGCGACCTGCGCCACCACCCGCGCATCACTGTCGCCCTTGGCCCGCACGCCCCCTACACCGTCAGCGACGCGAACCTGGAGAAGATCCGCATCATCGCCGACCAGCTCGACGCGCCGCTGCACATGCATATCCACGAGACCGCCGGCGAAATCGAGCAGGCCCTCGAGGACAACGGCGAGCGCCCGCTGGCCCGCCTCGCCCGCCTGGGCCTGCTCGGCCCAAATCTGCAGGCGGTGCACATGACCCAGGTCAGCGACGAAGATCTGGCGCTGCTGGTAGAAAGCAACACCAGCGTGGTCCACTGCCCCGAATCCAACCTCAAGCTGGCCAGTGGCTTCTGCCCGGTGGAGCGCCTGTGGCAGGCTGGCGTGAATGTGGCGGTCGGCACCGATGGCGCCGCCAGCAACAACGACCTCGACCTGCTCGGCGAGACCCGTACCGCCGCCCTGCTGGCCAAGGCGGTTGCAGGTTCGGCCACGGCGCTGGACGCCCATCGCGCCCTGCGCATGGCCACGCTCAATGGCGCCCGGGCACTGGGGTTGGAGGCTGTTACCGGCTCGCTGGAAGTGGGCAAGGCCGCCGACCTGGTCGCCTTCGATCTCTCCGGCCTGCAGCAGCAACCGGTGCACGACCCGGTCTCGCAACTGATCTACGCCACCGGCCGCGATTGCGTGAAAGACGTCTGGGTGGCCGGCCACGCCCTGGTTCAGGATCGCTGCCTGACGCAGATGGACGAAGCCGCGCTGGCCAGCACCGCCCGCGCCTGGGGAGCCCGCATCGGCGGGCGCAACGAATAA
- the mtnA gene encoding S-methyl-5-thioribose-1-phosphate isomerase: MREQLMAAETVTGIEWHDGVLHLLDQRLLPLEQCWLACTDVAQVAEAISDMVVRGAPAIGISAAYGLVLALRRRLAEGEGWEESLEEDFLMLGEARPTPANLFWALNRMRERLQRLRPGEDVLAVMEAEAIAIHESDREANLTMAQFGVEQIRKHQGSEQALLTHGNAGALATGGFGTALGVIRAATLEGMVEQVYACESRPWLQGSRLTAWELAADGVPVTVVADAAAGHLMKTKGISWVVVGADCIAANGDVAAKIGTYQLAVAAMHHGLRFMVVAPSSSIDLNLATGEDIPLETRGVEELLEVAGIQVTADVEAYNPVVDVTPADLIDVIVTEKGVVERPDAVKIAQLMCRKRLH, translated from the coding sequence ATGCGCGAGCAACTGATGGCGGCGGAGACGGTGACGGGCATCGAATGGCACGATGGCGTGCTGCACCTGCTCGACCAGCGCCTGTTGCCGCTGGAGCAGTGCTGGCTGGCCTGCACCGATGTGGCGCAGGTGGCCGAGGCGATCAGCGACATGGTTGTGCGCGGCGCCCCGGCAATCGGCATCAGCGCCGCCTACGGGCTGGTGCTGGCGCTGCGTCGGCGCCTGGCCGAAGGCGAGGGGTGGGAGGAGTCCCTGGAAGAGGACTTCCTGATGCTGGGCGAGGCGCGCCCCACGCCGGCCAACCTGTTCTGGGCGCTCAACCGCATGCGAGAGCGCTTGCAGCGCCTGCGTCCGGGTGAGGATGTGCTGGCGGTCATGGAGGCCGAGGCGATCGCCATCCATGAAAGTGACCGTGAAGCCAACCTGACCATGGCCCAGTTCGGTGTCGAGCAGATCCGCAAGCACCAAGGCAGCGAGCAGGCCCTGCTCACCCACGGCAACGCCGGGGCCCTGGCCACCGGTGGCTTCGGCACCGCTCTAGGGGTGATTCGCGCCGCCACGCTGGAGGGCATGGTCGAGCAGGTTTATGCCTGCGAATCCCGTCCGTGGCTGCAAGGGTCGCGCCTGACCGCGTGGGAACTGGCCGCCGACGGCGTGCCGGTGACCGTGGTGGCCGACGCGGCGGCAGGGCATCTGATGAAGACCAAGGGCATCAGCTGGGTGGTGGTCGGCGCCGACTGCATTGCCGCCAATGGTGACGTGGCGGCGAAGATCGGCACTTACCAGTTGGCGGTGGCGGCCATGCACCACGGGCTGCGCTTCATGGTGGTGGCGCCCAGCAGCAGTATCGATCTGAACCTGGCCACGGGCGAGGATATCCCGCTGGAGACGCGCGGTGTGGAAGAGCTGCTGGAGGTGGCGGGCATCCAGGTGACGGCCGACGTCGAGGCGTACAATCCGGTGGTCGATGTCACGCCGGCCGACCTGATCGACGTGATCGTCACCGAAAAGGGGGTGGTCGAGCGTCCGGACGCGGTGAAAATCGCCCAGTTGATGTGCCGTAAACGCCTCCATTGA
- the gyrA gene encoding DNA gyrase subunit A: MGELAKEILPVNIEDELRQSYLDYAMSVIVGRALPDARDGLKPVHRRVLYAMSELGNDWNKPYKKSARVVGDVIGKYHPHGDTAVYDTIVRMAQPFSLRYLLVDGQGNFGSVDGDNAAAMRYTEVRMAKLAHELLADLHKETVDWVPNYDGTEQIPAVMPTKIPNLLVNGSSGIAVGMATNIPPHNLGEVIDGCLALIDNSDITVDELMQFIPGPDFPTAGLINGRQGIIEAYRTGRGRIYMRARSEIEDIDKVGGRQQIVVTELPYQLNKARLIEKIAELVKEKKIEGITELRDESDKDGMRIVIELRRGEVPEVVLNNLYQQTQLQSVFGINIVALIDGRPRLLNLKDLLEAFVRHRREVVTRRTVFELRKARERGHILEGQAVALSNIDPVIALIKASPTPSEAKEALISTAWESSAVQVMVERAGADSCRPEDLPEQYGLREGKYYLSPEQAQAILDLRLHRLTGLEHEKLLAEYQEILEQIGELIRILSSAERLMEVIREELEAIRAEYGDARRTEILDARHDLNYGDMIPEEERVVTISHGGYAKTQPLSAYQAQRRGGKGKSATGVKDEDYIEHLLVANSHATLLLFSSKGKVYWLKTYDIPEASRAARGRPLVNLLPLEEGERITAMLQIDLEALQQHADPEEELEDGDDGVIEGELVEVEEVDEEDGDTPEWAAEPTGAYIFMATASGTVKKTPLVQFARPRSNGLIALKLKEGDTLIAAAITDGAKEVMMFSDAGKVIRFAESVVREMGRTARGVRGMKLGKGQRIISMLIPESGAQILTASERGFGKRTPLSKFPRRGRGGQGVIAMGTKGRNGLLTGAIQVQEGEEIMLISDQGTLVRTRVGEVSSLGRNTQGVTLIKLAADETLVGVERVQEPSEEELDELIETDEEGAPLDAVGEGDAGAEEAPQE, from the coding sequence ATGGGCGAACTGGCCAAAGAAATCCTCCCGGTCAATATCGAAGACGAACTGAGACAGTCTTACCTCGACTACGCGATGAGCGTGATTGTCGGGCGAGCGCTGCCCGATGCGCGTGACGGCTTGAAGCCCGTGCATCGTCGCGTTCTCTATGCGATGAGCGAGCTGGGCAACGACTGGAACAAGCCGTACAAGAAATCCGCCCGCGTGGTCGGTGACGTGATCGGTAAGTACCACCCGCACGGCGATACCGCCGTGTACGACACCATCGTGCGCATGGCGCAGCCGTTCTCGCTGCGCTACCTGCTGGTCGATGGCCAGGGCAACTTCGGTTCGGTGGACGGCGACAATGCCGCGGCCATGCGATACACCGAAGTGCGCATGGCCAAGCTGGCCCACGAGCTGCTGGCCGACCTGCACAAAGAGACCGTCGACTGGGTGCCCAACTACGACGGTACCGAGCAGATTCCGGCGGTCATGCCGACCAAGATCCCCAACCTGCTGGTCAACGGTTCCAGCGGTATCGCCGTGGGCATGGCCACCAACATCCCGCCGCACAACCTGGGCGAAGTGATCGATGGTTGCCTGGCGCTGATCGATAATTCCGATATCACGGTCGATGAGCTGATGCAGTTCATCCCGGGCCCGGACTTCCCGACAGCAGGCCTGATCAACGGTCGCCAGGGCATCATCGAGGCCTATCGCACCGGCCGTGGCCGCATTTATATGCGCGCCCGTTCGGAAATCGAAGACATCGACAAGGTCGGTGGCCGCCAGCAGATCGTCGTCACCGAGCTCCCTTACCAGCTGAACAAGGCGCGTCTGATCGAGAAGATCGCCGAGCTGGTCAAAGAGAAGAAGATCGAAGGCATCACCGAGTTGCGCGACGAGTCCGACAAGGACGGCATGCGCATCGTCATCGAGCTGCGTCGCGGCGAGGTGCCGGAGGTGGTGCTCAACAACCTCTACCAGCAGACGCAACTGCAGAGCGTGTTCGGCATCAACATCGTCGCCCTGATCGACGGTCGTCCGCGCCTGCTGAACCTGAAGGACCTGCTCGAGGCGTTCGTCCGTCATCGCCGTGAGGTAGTGACGCGTCGTACCGTGTTCGAGCTGCGCAAGGCTCGTGAGCGCGGCCACATTCTCGAAGGTCAGGCGGTTGCGCTGTCCAACATCGATCCGGTCATCGCCCTGATCAAGGCTTCGCCGACGCCGTCCGAGGCCAAGGAAGCCCTGATCAGCACCGCCTGGGAATCCAGTGCCGTGCAGGTGATGGTGGAGCGTGCCGGCGCCGACTCCTGCCGCCCGGAAGACCTGCCGGAGCAGTATGGTCTGCGTGAAGGCAAGTACTACCTGTCGCCGGAACAGGCCCAGGCCATCCTCGACCTGCGTCTGCACCGCCTGACCGGCCTGGAGCATGAGAAGCTGCTGGCTGAGTACCAGGAAATCCTGGAGCAGATCGGTGAGCTGATCCGCATCCTCAGCAGCGCCGAGCGCCTGATGGAAGTGATCCGCGAAGAGCTCGAAGCGATCCGTGCCGAGTACGGTGATGCCCGTCGCACCGAAATCCTCGATGCCCGTCACGACCTCAACTACGGCGACATGATCCCCGAAGAAGAGCGCGTGGTGACCATCTCCCACGGCGGCTACGCCAAGACGCAACCGTTGTCCGCCTACCAGGCCCAGCGCCGTGGCGGCAAGGGCAAGTCGGCGACTGGCGTGAAGGACGAGGACTACATCGAACATCTGCTGGTCGCCAACAGTCACGCGACGCTCCTGCTGTTCTCCAGCAAGGGCAAGGTGTACTGGCTCAAAACTTATGACATTCCCGAGGCCTCCCGCGCCGCCCGTGGTCGTCCGCTGGTCAATCTGCTGCCGCTGGAGGAGGGTGAGCGCATCACCGCCATGCTGCAGATCGACCTGGAAGCCCTGCAGCAGCACGCCGATCCGGAAGAAGAGCTGGAAGACGGTGACGACGGTGTGATCGAGGGTGAGCTGGTCGAGGTCGAGGAAGTCGACGAGGAAGACGGCGACACGCCTGAGTGGGCCGCCGAGCCTACCGGTGCCTACATCTTCATGGCCACAGCCTCCGGTACCGTCAAGAAGACCCCGCTGGTGCAGTTCGCTCGCCCGCGCTCAAATGGCCTGATCGCCTTGAAGCTCAAAGAGGGTGACACCCTGATCGCCGCGGCTATCACCGACGGCGCCAAGGAAGTCATGATGTTCTCCGACGCCGGCAAGGTGATCCGCTTCGCCGAGAGCGTCGTGCGCGAAATGGGCCGTACCGCCCGTGGCGTGCGTGGCATGAAACTGGGCAAGGGGCAGCGCATCATTTCCATGCTGATTCCGGAGTCTGGCGCGCAGATCCTCACCGCCTCCGAGCGCGGCTTCGGCAAGCGTACTCCGCTGTCGAAGTTCCCGCGTCGTGGTCGTGGTGGCCAAGGTGTGATCGCCATGGGCACCAAGGGGCGTAACGGCCTGCTGACTGGCGCCATCCAGGTGCAGGAAGGCGAAGAGATCATGCTGATCTCCGACCAGGGCACGCTGGTGCGTACGCGGGTTGGCGAAGTGTCCAGCCTGGGCCGTAACACCCAGGGTGTTACGCTGATCAAGCTGGCCGCCGACGAGACGTTGGTCGGTGTGGAGCGTGTCCAGGAGCCATCCGAGGAAGAGCTCGACGAGCTGATCGAGACGGACGAGGAGGGCGCCCCGCTCGATGCGGTGGGCGAGGGCGACGCGGGTGCCGAAGAGGCGCCTCAGGAATAA
- the serC gene encoding 3-phosphoserine/phosphohydroxythreonine transaminase: MSKRAFNFCAGPAALPDAVLQRAQAEMLDWRGKGLSVMEMSHRSDDYVAIAEKAEQDLRDLLSVPSNYKVLFLQGGASQQFAEIPLNLLPENGVADYVETGIWSKKAIEEARRFGNVNVAASAKPYDYLAIPGQNEWQLSKNAAYLHYASNETIGGLQFDWVPEAGDVPLVVDMSSDILSRPIDVSQYGLIYAGAQKNIGPSGLVVVIVREDLLGRARSSCPTMLDYKVSADNGSMYNTPATYSWYLSGLVFEWLKEQGGVEAMEQRNRAKKDRLYGFIDSSEFYTNPISHNARSWMNVPFRLADERLDKAFLAGADARGLLNLKGHRSVGGMRASIYNALGLEAVEALVGYMAEFEKEHA, translated from the coding sequence GTGAGCAAACGAGCCTTTAACTTCTGCGCAGGCCCGGCCGCGCTTCCCGATGCTGTCCTGCAGCGTGCCCAGGCCGAAATGCTGGACTGGCGCGGCAAGGGGCTGTCGGTGATGGAAATGAGCCATCGCAGCGACGACTACGTGGCCATCGCCGAAAAGGCCGAACAGGACCTGCGCGACCTGCTGTCCGTCCCCTCCAACTACAAGGTGCTGTTCCTGCAGGGTGGTGCCAGCCAGCAGTTCGCCGAGATTCCGCTGAACCTGCTGCCGGAAAACGGCGTCGCTGACTACGTCGAGACCGGTATCTGGTCGAAAAAAGCCATCGAAGAGGCGCGCCGTTTCGGTAATGTCAACGTTGCCGCCAGCGCCAAGCCTTACGACTACCTGGCGATCCCTGGTCAGAACGAATGGCAGTTGAGCAAGAATGCCGCCTACCTGCACTATGCGTCCAACGAGACCATCGGCGGCCTGCAGTTCGACTGGGTGCCCGAGGCCGGTGACGTACCGCTGGTGGTCGACATGTCCTCGGACATCCTCTCGCGCCCGATCGACGTCTCCCAGTACGGCCTGATCTACGCCGGCGCGCAGAAGAACATCGGCCCCAGCGGCCTGGTGGTGGTGATCGTGCGTGAAGACCTGCTGGGCCGTGCTCGCAGCAGCTGCCCAACGATGCTCGACTACAAGGTCTCGGCCGACAACGGCTCGATGTACAACACCCCGGCCACTTACTCCTGGTACCTCTCGGGCCTGGTGTTCGAATGGCTTAAGGAGCAAGGTGGCGTCGAGGCTATGGAGCAGCGCAACCGCGCGAAGAAGGACCGCCTGTACGGTTTCATCGACTCCAGCGAGTTCTACACCAACCCGATCAGCCACAACGCTCGTTCGTGGATGAACGTGCCGTTCCGCCTGGCCGACGAGCGCCTGGACAAGGCCTTCCTCGCCGGCGCCGACGCCCGTGGCCTGCTGAACCTCAAGGGTCATCGTTCGGTCGGCGGCATGCGTGCTTCGATCTACAACGCCTTGGGTCTGGAAGCTGTCGAGGCCCTGGTCGGCTACATGGCCGAGTTCGAGAAGGAGCACGCTTGA
- the pheA gene encoding prephenate dehydratase yields MSDQELKALRVRIDSLDEKILELISERARCAQEVAKVKTATLAEGEKPVFYRPEREAAVLKRVMERNKGPLDNEEMARLFREIMSSCLALEEPLKIAYLGPEGTFTQAAAMKHFGHAVVSRPMAAIDEVFREVAAGAVNFGVVPVENSTEGAVSHTLDSFLEHDMVICGEVELRIHHHLLVGENTKTDSITRIYSHAQSLAQCRKWLDAHYPNVERVAVSSNAEAAKRVKGEWNSAAIAGDMAANLYGLTRLAEKIEDRPDNSTRFLMIGSQEVPPTGDDKTSIIVSMSNKPGALHELLVPFHENGIDLTRIETRPSRSGKWTYVFFIDFVGHHRDPLIKAVLEQISQEAVALKVLGSYPKAVL; encoded by the coding sequence ATGTCCGATCAGGAACTCAAGGCGCTGCGCGTTCGCATCGACAGCCTCGACGAGAAGATCCTCGAGCTGATCAGCGAGCGTGCCCGCTGCGCCCAGGAAGTCGCCAAGGTCAAGACCGCCACCCTCGCCGAAGGCGAGAAGCCGGTGTTCTACCGCCCCGAGCGCGAGGCCGCGGTGCTCAAGCGTGTCATGGAGCGCAACAAGGGGCCGCTGGACAACGAAGAGATGGCGCGGTTGTTCCGCGAAATCATGTCTTCCTGCCTGGCCCTGGAAGAGCCGCTCAAGATTGCCTACCTCGGCCCTGAGGGCACTTTCACCCAGGCGGCGGCCATGAAGCACTTCGGTCATGCCGTGGTCAGCCGCCCGATGGCGGCCATCGACGAGGTGTTCCGCGAGGTGGCGGCCGGTGCCGTCAACTTCGGCGTGGTGCCGGTGGAGAACTCCACCGAGGGTGCGGTCAGCCATACACTGGACAGCTTCCTCGAGCACGACATGGTGATCTGTGGCGAAGTCGAGCTGCGTATTCACCACCATCTGTTGGTGGGTGAGAACACCAAGACTGACAGCATCACCCGCATCTACTCCCATGCCCAGTCGCTGGCCCAGTGCCGCAAGTGGCTGGACGCCCACTATCCGAACGTCGAGCGCGTGGCGGTGTCCAGCAACGCCGAGGCGGCCAAGCGGGTCAAGGGCGAGTGGAACTCGGCGGCGATCGCCGGCGACATGGCGGCCAACCTGTATGGCTTGACGCGCCTGGCCGAGAAGATCGAGGACCGTCCGGACAACTCCACGCGCTTCCTCATGATCGGCAGCCAGGAAGTGCCGCCGACCGGCGACGACAAGACCTCGATCATCGTGTCCATGAGCAACAAGCCGGGTGCGCTGCATGAACTGCTCGTGCCGTTCCATGAGAACGGCATCGACCTCACGCGCATCGAAACCCGTCCGTCGCGCAGTGGCAAATGGACCTACGTGTTCTTCATCGACTTCGTCGGCCATCATCGCGATCCGTTGATCAAGGCGGTGCTGGAGCAGATCAGCCAGGAGGCCGTGGCGCTGAAGGTGCTGGGTTCCTATCCGAAGGCGGTGCTTTGA
- a CDS encoding bifunctional prephenate dehydrogenase/3-phosphoshikimate 1-carboxyvinyltransferase codes for MVDAVTKQSAPFIGRLVVVGLGLIGGSFAKGLRESGLCREVVGVDLDAESRKQAVALGVVDRCEEDLAAACVGADVIQLAVPILAMEKLLARLAQLDLGDAVVTDVGSAKGNVVRAARESFAERLPRFVPGHPIAGSEQSGVEASNAALFRRHKVILTPLPETDPQALALVDRLWRALDADVEHMSVERHDEVLAATSHLPHLLAFGLVDSLAKRNENLEIFRYAAGGFRDFTRIAGSDPIMWHDIFLANREAVLRTLDTFRSDLDALRDAVDAGDGHQLLGVFTRARVAREHFSKILARRAYVDAMNANDLIFLAQPGGRVSGRIRVPGDKSISHRSIMLGSLAEGTTEVEGFLEGEDALATLQAFRDMGVVIEGPHHGRVTIHGVGLHGLKPPPGPLYVGNSGTSMRLLSGLLAAQPFDTTMTGDASLSKRPMNRVANPLREMGAVVETGPEGRPPLTIRGGHKLKALNYTLPMASAQVKSCLLLAGLYAEGTTTVTEPAPTRDHTERMLRGFGYAVESNGPVASLQSGGKLTATRIEVPADISSSAFFLVAASIAEGSELVLEHVGINPTRTGVIDILRLMGGDITLENQREVGGEPVADLRVRGAKLKGIEIPEHLVPLAIDEFPVLFVAAACAEGRTVLRGAEELRVKESDRIQVMADGLIALGVKCEPTPDGIIIDGGQIGGGEVHGHGDHRIAMAFSIASLRASAPIVIHDCANVATSFPNFLALCAEVGIRVAEEGKS; via the coding sequence GTGGTTGATGCTGTAACAAAACAATCCGCACCGTTTATCGGTCGCCTGGTCGTGGTCGGCCTCGGTCTGATCGGCGGCTCCTTCGCCAAGGGCCTGCGTGAAAGCGGCCTGTGTCGCGAAGTGGTCGGTGTCGATCTCGATGCCGAGTCGCGCAAGCAGGCCGTGGCGTTGGGCGTGGTCGATCGCTGCGAGGAAGACCTCGCCGCCGCCTGTGTCGGCGCCGATGTCATCCAGTTGGCAGTACCGATCCTGGCCATGGAGAAGCTTCTGGCTCGCCTGGCTCAGCTTGACCTGGGCGACGCGGTAGTCACTGACGTGGGCAGTGCCAAGGGCAACGTGGTGCGTGCCGCTCGCGAGTCCTTCGCCGAGCGGCTGCCGCGCTTCGTGCCGGGGCATCCGATCGCGGGTTCCGAGCAGAGTGGCGTGGAAGCTTCCAATGCGGCATTGTTCCGCCGCCACAAGGTGATCCTCACGCCATTGCCGGAAACCGACCCGCAGGCGCTGGCCCTGGTCGATCGTTTGTGGCGCGCGCTGGATGCCGATGTCGAGCACATGTCGGTCGAGCGTCACGATGAAGTACTGGCCGCTACCAGTCACTTGCCACACCTGCTGGCCTTCGGTCTGGTCGACTCGCTGGCCAAGCGCAATGAAAACCTGGAGATCTTCCGGTACGCTGCGGGGGGCTTTCGCGATTTCACGAGAATCGCCGGCAGCGACCCGATCATGTGGCACGACATCTTCCTCGCCAACCGCGAGGCTGTCCTGCGCACCCTCGATACATTTCGCAGCGACCTCGACGCCTTGCGCGACGCGGTCGATGCAGGGGACGGGCACCAACTGCTGGGTGTGTTCACCCGCGCCCGGGTTGCCCGCGAGCATTTCAGTAAAATCCTGGCCCGCCGGGCCTATGTGGACGCTATGAACGCCAACGACCTGATTTTCCTGGCCCAACCTGGTGGCCGCGTGTCCGGACGGATTCGCGTACCGGGCGACAAATCGATCTCGCATCGCTCGATCATGCTCGGCTCGCTGGCCGAAGGCACCACCGAGGTGGAAGGTTTCCTCGAGGGCGAAGATGCCCTGGCCACCTTGCAGGCCTTCCGCGACATGGGCGTGGTCATCGAGGGCCCGCATCATGGTCGCGTGACCATTCATGGTGTTGGCCTGCACGGCCTCAAGCCGCCACCCGGGCCGCTCTACGTCGGCAACTCCGGCACCTCGATGCGCCTGCTGTCCGGCCTGCTGGCGGCGCAGCCGTTCGATACCACCATGACCGGCGATGCCTCGCTGTCCAAGCGTCCGATGAATCGCGTCGCCAATCCGTTGCGTGAAATGGGCGCGGTGGTCGAGACTGGTCCTGAAGGCCGTCCGCCGCTGACCATCCGTGGTGGCCACAAGCTCAAGGCGCTGAACTACACGCTGCCAATGGCCAGTGCCCAGGTCAAATCCTGCCTGCTGCTCGCCGGCCTTTACGCAGAGGGCACCACTACCGTCACCGAGCCTGCGCCGACCCGCGACCACACCGAGCGCATGCTGCGCGGCTTCGGCTACGCGGTCGAGTCGAATGGTCCGGTCGCTTCCCTGCAGTCCGGCGGCAAGCTCACCGCCACCCGCATCGAAGTGCCGGCGGACATTTCATCCTCGGCGTTCTTCCTGGTGGCGGCGTCCATCGCCGAGGGTTCTGAGCTGGTCCTGGAGCACGTCGGTATCAACCCGACCCGCACCGGCGTGATCGATATCCTGCGCCTGATGGGTGGCGACATCACCCTGGAAAACCAGCGTGAAGTCGGTGGCGAGCCTGTGGCGGACCTGCGCGTGCGTGGAGCGAAGCTCAAGGGTATCGAGATTCCCGAGCACCTGGTGCCACTGGCCATCGACGAGTTCCCGGTGCTGTTCGTCGCCGCGGCCTGCGCCGAAGGGCGTACAGTGCTGCGCGGCGCCGAAGAACTGCGGGTCAAGGAGTCGGACCGCATCCAGGTGATGGCCGACGGCCTGATTGCATTGGGCGTGAAGTGCGAGCCAACCCCGGATGGCATCATCATTGACGGCGGCCAGATCGGCGGCGGTGAGGTGCACGGTCACGGCGATCACCGCATCGCCATGGCCTTCAGCATTGCTTCTCTGCGCGCCAGTGCGCCGATTGTCATTCATGATTGCGCCAACGTCGCGACATCGTTCCCGAACTTCCTGGCGCTGTGCGCCGAAGTCGGTATTCGTGTTGCTGAAGAGGGCAAGTCGTGA